The window CTACAGGTTCCAAGGTTTGCTTTTCACCGTTAACCAAAATATCTTGACTACTATCGCCATCTAAGGTTACTGTGGTACCGTCTTTAGCCACATGTACTTTCAAAATCTGATCTCTAAAGTTAATCTTGAAACTGAAGGATTCCCACTGTTCTGGCAATCGGGTATTAAAACTAGGCATGTCATCCACAATCTTCAAACCACCGAAACCTTCTACAATACTCATCCAGGTTCCCGCCATACTGGTGATATGACAACCTTCCTCCACCTCATGATTGTAATCATCGAGGTCTAAACGCGAAGTTCTCAAGTAAAACTCATAAGCCTGATCCATTCGACCCAAATGTGCTGCTTGTATGCTGTGAACACATGGAGAAAGCGAACTTTCATGAACAGTCAATGGCTCGTAAAAATTAAAATGTTTTTCTAGATCTTCTTTAGAAAAATGATCTTCAAAAAAGTAAAATCCTTGAAGCACGTCTGCTTGTTTGATATAGCAACTGCGTAGAATTCGATCCCAAGACCATTTTTGATTGATAGGTCGCTGGGAGGCTTTCAACTCTGAAACAGGAACTATTTCTTTGTCTAAAAATCCGTCTTGTTGTAAATAAATACCTAAGTCTTCATCAAAAGGCTCATACATATTTTGAGCAACCTCTAACCAGGAAGCCACCTCTCCATCGGTAATTTTAGTAAGACCTATGATCCTATTGTAATCATCATTATGGCCATCCTTTACTTTGTTAAGATGATTAACCGTTTGCTCAATACACCATTTTGCTAGGTAATTCGTGTACCAATTATTATTGACGTTGTTTTCGTACTCATTAGGTCCAGTGACTCCCAGAATCATGAATTTATTGGCACGTTGAGAGAATGTGGCTCGCTGATGCCAGAATCTAGCAATCGCAATCATGACTTCTAGTCCCATTTCTGGCACATAAGAATAGTCTCCTGTATATCTAACGTAGTTGTGAATTGCGTAGACCATCGCGCCATTGCGGTGGATCTCTTCAAAGGTAATTTCCCATTCATTATGGCTTTCCTCACCATTCATGGTGACCATAGGGAATAGAGCAGCTCCATTAGAGAACCCCAATTTCTCGGCATTCTCAATGGCCTTGTCTAGCTGCTCATACCTATATTTCAGTAAGTTTCTAGCTACTTTTTGATCTTTAGTAGCCATGTAGAAAGGTATGCAATATGCTTCAGTATCCCAATAGGTTGACCCACCATATTTTTCACCAGTAAATCCTTTAGGGCCTATGTTTAATCTTGCGTCTTTACCAGAGTAAGTTTGATTTAATTGGAAGATATTGAAACGTATCCCTTGTTGTGCTTTCATATCACCTTCAATAGTAATATCTGCCATCAACCAAATTTGGGCCCAGACGTCTTTTTGCTCTTCAAGCAATTGATCGTAGCCTTTCTCGATTGCTTTATGAAGCACATTCTTTGCTGCATCAAATATCTCAAAGTGCTCGTAATTCAAACTTGAAGTATATCCAGCATATTTTAATAAAGTTGCAGTATCGCCTTCTGCAAGTTGAGTTGCCACTTTATGACGAATTACTGTTTCATTCTTGTCAAATGGATCTGCGTATTGCACATGCTCGCCATTCTTGTACAACTCAGATTGCATGAATGTGCAAACGTAGAAATTGGTTTTATTAGTTCGACTGCGAATGAATGCTTGATGATCTGTAGTCTGTAACTCTTCTACTTCCCAAAACTTATCATCCCAGTTAGAGTCTTCATTAGTAATTCCAGCGTCCAGGTAAGGCTGGAAGGAAATACGCATATCTCCTTTCAATGCCGTTACTTGGTAATTGATAACGGCAAGTTCATCTATGTTTAAAGAAAGAAATCGGCGAGCGGTTACTTGGATCGTCTTAGCGTCAGAAAGCTCTATTTTAAATGAGCGTTCGTACCAACCTTCTTTCATGTTCAATTCACGGCGGTAATCCTTAACGTCAGATTTTTCAAACTTTGCTAGATCCAGAGCTTCTCCATCAATAAAGACATCTATCCCAATAAAATTTGGGGCATTCAACACTTTAGCAAAGTACTCTGGGTAACCGTTTTTCCACCAGCCTACTCTCGTTTTATCTGGGTAATACACTCCAGCTACATAACTGCCCTGAAAGGTTTCACCACTGTAAGTTTCTTCAAAATTAGCTCGCTGTCCCATGGCGCCATTACCAATAGAAAAAAGGCTTTCACTGGATTTAACTAGGTCTGGATTCCAGCCTTCTTCAATAATAGACCAAGGATTTGGTTTGATATATTCTCGACTCATTACTTCGTTTTATTCAATAACTGATGTTGATAATCTGTGGGCATTTCTAAGAAGCTTTCAAAAACTTCATCTGCCTCACTTAAATTTTTCTGATCTCCTAAACCTATACTGATCATACCTGCATTATTAGCAGCTTGAACTCCAGCAATGCTGTCTTCAAAAACCACCGCGTTTTTTGCTGGCATATTTAGTAGTTGACAGGCATTTAGAAATACTTCGGGATCTGGTTTTGCTTTGCTCACGTCTGTTCCATCCACTATGGCGTCAAACAGATCATAGATTCCCAGTTTCTTAAGGATAGGCCTCGCATTTTTGCTGGCACTTCCTAAAGCTATAGGTTGTTCGCTTTCGCGTAAGCGTAATAAAAAATCATGTACTCCAGGAAGAATATCCTCTTGTGTTAAGGTTTCTACCATTTCTAGATACTCCTCATTTTTCTGGATGAGTTTCTCTTCAAATGTTTTTTGATCAATTTCTTTATTGCCCCATTTCAAAATTTTCTCTAGGGAGCGTACTCTAGACACTCCTTTAAGCTGTTCGTTTTCTTCTTCGGTAAAATTGATACCTAGACTAACCGCTAGTCGTTGCCAAGCCACAAAATGGAATTTGGCTGTATCGACTACGACACCATCTAGATCAAATATGAATGCTTTCTTACTCATTAGTAATAGATGGTTGATATGTGATTGCTTTTTTGTTAGTGATCAAAAGGTTAGATAGTGCTGCTAGAATCAAAAATATTCCCGCAATGGTCATGGCATGGATGGACTCCTCGCCTATCAAATTGTGCAATAGGACCACTCCACCTAGAGCCGCAATGATTTGTGGGATGACGATGAACATATTGAATACTCCCATCATTAATCCCATTTTTGAACTTTCCACACTACTGGAAAGCATGGCGTATGGCATGGAAAGTATGCTCCCCCAGGCTATACCCACTAGGGCAAAGCACAGCACGAGGTATTCTGGCTCGCCAGGAATGTAAAACATAAGCAGGAAGCCTAATCCTCCCAGTACCAAACTGGCCATGTGTACCACTTTCCTGTTGATGCTATTATAAGCAGTGTAAAAAGTCAACAACAATGCAAAAGCCATGGACGATAATCCATAGATACCCATTTTAGAACCTACATCATCTGAAGCTTCATTGTACGCTTTATCTTGTGTTGTATAGGCATCTTCTTGAGTTTGATCTAAAAATAGGGTTGCTTGATTTGCATCTAGCAATACATTATCGCTATCATCTAGCTGAGCGAAATTTTTAACATCAGGTTTTGGGGCATTGTAAATATGCTCTGTCAATGCTGGGTTTGCAAGCGTCCACATGGCAAAAAATGCAAACCAAGAAAAGAATTGAACCACCCCCAGTTTTTTCATGATGACCGGCATCAGCGCATAGGTGGAACTGATTGTTGCCCACATGCCTTTTTTCTCTTCTGGCTCACTGGCATCATCGAAAGCCGCCATTTCTTCTGGTGAGTATTCCTTTGTAGTAAATATGGTAACTAGAATCGAAGTGATGAAAACCAAAGCACCTACACCGAAAGCTATTTTTACCGAGTCAGGAACAACCCCTGGCGCTGCCTCATTTGAGATATTTAATGTGTTATTGAGAAATTTAGGAAGGTTACTGGCTATCCAGGTTCCTACCCCTATAATTAAAGTTTGAACCACAAAACCGTAACTGCGTTGAGATTCTGGTAATTTATCAGCAACCAGCGCCCGGAAGGGCTCCATGCTGATGTTGATGGAAGCATCTAAAACTAGAAGAAGTCCAGCGGCCATCCATACTTCAGAAGAAAAAGGCATGAATAACAAGGCAATACTACTTAGAATCGCACCTAACAAAAAGAAAGGTCTACGTCTTCCTAATCTTTTATGCCAAGTGTTATCACTTAGGTACCCAACAATGGGTTGCACAATCAAGCCAGCTAAAGGGGCCGCAATCCAAAGCATAGGAATATCATCCTTGCTAGCTCCTAAAGTTTCAAAAATACGTGACATGGTTGAACCCTGTAGGGCAAAACCGAACTGAATACCCAGGAAACCGAAACTCATATTCCAGATGTCCCAGAAACCTAACTTAGGCTTTTGCATATCGTTATTTATTAATGACGATAAGCCTTATGACTTATCAAAACTTAGACGTGTGTGAAGAAGACTAGTTTTGATAAATGCTGTGATTACGAAAAAACACGAGTCAAATATACTATTATTATGGTGTGGATTCCCGTTCAATAAGGGAAGTTTTTACGATAACGGTTTCGTAGCTTTCATCGATATCCTGTTTACTTTCAAGGCGTTCAATCAATTTAGCTGCAGCGAGACCTCCCATATCCTCGCCCTTTTGACCGATTGTCGTTAAGGTGGGACTGGCATATTTACTTAACATTCCATCTGTAAATGCTATGATAGCCACGTCATCAGGTATCGTTTTACCTAAATTTTGCAAAGCTTTACTCGCAGTCACTGCAAACAATTCATTGACCGCCACAATGCCATCGTATGAATCCTTCTTTAAAAAGTTTTCGATTTCTGTAGCACAATTTTCGGCATCCTCTATTTTGAGAACACTACTTTCTTTAAAATCTAAACCACGACCTATCACGGCATCTTTAAATCCTTGAGTACGCAGTCTTCCAACATTCACATAGTCTACCGTTGATATGATCGCTAGATTTTTGCGGCCTTTTCTCATAAGGAAATCTGCAGCGCTATAGGAAGCGGCAGCGTCGTCTATAATGATTTTATCGCAGGCAATACCTTCCACCACACGATCAAACATAACGATGGGCATCCCTTGATTCAGCACCTCTCTCAAGTGATGAAAGTCTTGCTTTTCCATAGTTTCTTTAGACAAACTCATGATAAAACCATCAATACTGCCGTTAGCTAACATATCCATATTAACCACTTCTTTCGCAAAACTTTCGCCAGATAGACATATAATGACTTGATATCCTTTCTCGTTAGCCACTTTTTCAATACCAGAAATGACCGTCGCAAAGAAATGGTGTACAATCTCAGGAATGATAATTCCTATTTTTTTGGTCTTTTGGTTCTTAAGACTTAGGGCAATATTGTTGGGTTTATAATTGTATTTTTTAGCATACTGCTTGATCTTTTCGCGGGTCTCTAGACTGATTTCGTGTGAGTCACGTAAAGCTTTAGAAACAGTAGAGATGGACACCTGTAAGTCCTGTGCGATCTTCTTCAAGGTAATTTTTTGAGCCATCAAATAAAATTTTAACTGTAGGGGTTTTCGCTTTCGCGAAAGCTAAATATACTCCTTATAACACAACTATAAAAAGTCGAAAACGTTTTCGTAGAAACTGTAGTTGAAAATATTTCTTAACGTTTTCTTTACATAGTTTTATCCCGTGTGAGAAGAAGACTGCCATTAACTATTAATTCAAATCTCAATAATGAATCAAAAATTTAAAATAGCCTTGTTATTTCTAGTGCTGCCGCTGCTTGCTATTGCGCAGCAAGTATCAGGAACTGTCACAGACGCTGCCAACAACCTCCCTATTCTAGGGGCTTCCGTTGTTGTAAAAGGAACCAGCAATGGTACTGCAACTGATTTTGATGGAAAATATTCGCTTAACAACATACCTCAAGGTGCTACCCTAGTTTTTAGTTACTTAGGCTTCGCGACCCAAGAGATTGAATATACTGGTCAAACTATTATAAATGCAATACTTGATGAAGATGCTTCACAATTAGATGCCATTGTCCTTATAGGTTATGGTAGTACCACTAAAGAGAATGTGACCGCAGCACAGACCACTGTAAGTGATGATGAGTTTAATACAGGTGCGATAGTATCTGCTGGACAACAATTAGCTGGTAAAGCGGCTGGTGTACAAGTGGTTGCAGCAAGTGGTAGTCCAGGGGACGGCCCTGTAATCCGAGTGCGTGCTGGTTCAACTCTTAGTGCATCCCAAGACCCACTTTATGTAGTAGACGGTGTGCCTCTTGATCAAGGTAATGCTAATTTAAACAGCTTGAACCCAAATGACATTGAAAGCTATACCATCCTTAAAGATGCAAGTGCTACCGCAATTTATGGTAACCGTGCTTCAAACGGTGTTGTATTAATTACCACTAAAAAAGGACAATTAAATAGTGATTGGGCGGTGAGCTATGACGCACAATTCGGTGTTAACAGAAACTTCAATCAAGTAGATGTTTTGACTGCAGATGAATTACGTGCGCTGGCAACGGAAAGAGGGGAAGACCTAAGCTTATTAGGAGACGCTAGTACAGACTGGCAAAACGAAATTTATCAAACGGGTACTACTGGTATTCACAACTTATCAATTTCTAAAGGTTGGGAGTCCACTTCCTTAAGACTAGGACTGGGACAAACCAATCAAGCAGGTACACTTATCGGGTCTGATTATAGTAGATCTACTTTAAATCTTGCATTAACACAGCGCGCTCTGGACAACAAATTGAAATTAACTTACACAGCTCAGGGTGCTTTAGAAAATAGAGGCTTTGCTGATGGTGGGGCTATAGGTAGCGCTATAGTATTTGACCCTACAAGGCCTGTAAGATCAACTGACCCTAATAGTTCGATTAACGGTTTCTTTGAATTTTTTAATGGTGGAACACCAGAGGTGAATGCACCTGCTAACCCAGTGGGTTTATTAGAGAGCCTTGATTCTCAAAATGACAATCATCAAATCAGAATGAACCTGAATGCTAACTATAAGCTTCCTGTTGACGGACTGGTTTTTGATGGTAACGCAGGTTTCGATTATAATGAGTTTGACTCTTTCTCTATAAGAACTGCTAATTCAAGAGCAGGCTTTTTTGATAATGGCTCAAGATCTTTTTCGTATGGATTGCGAAGAAACACCTTGTTAAACGGTCGATTGGACTATAAAAAATTCCTGGAGGCTATTGATACTGATTTTGAAGCTACAGTAGGTAGCAGTTATCAAGATTTTACAAGAGAAACATTCAGCAGAAATACCATTGATGGGTCATTCTCGGACTCAAATGGGGACCCAATACCTCTTCGGTTTTTCCCTGGGGACAATCGCTTGGTTTCTTTCTTCGGACGTTTGTCTTTTGATATAAAAGATTTAATTGTTTTATCAGGAAGTATTTCAAGAGACGGATCTTCTAGGTTTTCTCCTGAAGAAAGGTTTGGAACCTTCGGAGGCGCGAGTGCTGCTATCAAGTTAACTAACCTAGATTTTGTTCAAAACAGCAGCTTTATTTCTCAACTTAAATTGCGTGGTGGTTATGGTGTCACTGGTCAACAGGAAATCGGACCAGACTTCGCCTTCATTCAAGTGTTCACGCCGGGTCAATTACAATCTTCTATCCAACTAGGTGATACATTTTTACCTACCATACGACCTGAAGGCGCTCAAGATCTTAAATGGGAAGAAACTGCACAGTATAATGTGGGGATTGATTTAGGTTTTTTTGACGATCGATTAACCGGTAGCGTTGATGCTTATTACCGTGAGACTTCAGACCTTCTACAATTTGCACCTATTGCCGCTGGCGGGTTAGAAAACTTTGTACTACAAAATGTAGGAGACACAGAAAGTAGAGGACTTGAAATAGGAGTTAATGCAAAGTTGGTTAGGTCAGAAAACTTCAATTGGAATATAGGTGGTAACCTTACATTCAACGAGATTGAAATTACCAACCTTGCTGGACCTAATAACAATCCTGTTGCAGTGGGAGGAATCTCAGGTGGTGTAGGTAATAACATTCAAGAATGGGCGGTAGGCTCTGACCCTAGTTCATTTCATGTTTACCGACAAGTTTACGATCAAAATGGAAACCCTTTAGACGGCGTTTTCGTAGATGTAAATGGGGATAACGTTATTAATGAGGCTGATAGGGTACGTTACAAAAAAGCAAACCCAGATGCGTATTACGGATTTACCTCAAACTTGAATTATAAGGAATTCTTTAT of the Nonlabens marinus S1-08 genome contains:
- a CDS encoding glycoside hydrolase family 65 protein, which translates into the protein MSREYIKPNPWSIIEEGWNPDLVKSSESLFSIGNGAMGQRANFEETYSGETFQGSYVAGVYYPDKTRVGWWKNGYPEYFAKVLNAPNFIGIDVFIDGEALDLAKFEKSDVKDYRRELNMKEGWYERSFKIELSDAKTIQVTARRFLSLNIDELAVINYQVTALKGDMRISFQPYLDAGITNEDSNWDDKFWEVEELQTTDHQAFIRSRTNKTNFYVCTFMQSELYKNGEHVQYADPFDKNETVIRHKVATQLAEGDTATLLKYAGYTSSLNYEHFEIFDAAKNVLHKAIEKGYDQLLEEQKDVWAQIWLMADITIEGDMKAQQGIRFNIFQLNQTYSGKDARLNIGPKGFTGEKYGGSTYWDTEAYCIPFYMATKDQKVARNLLKYRYEQLDKAIENAEKLGFSNGAALFPMVTMNGEESHNEWEITFEEIHRNGAMVYAIHNYVRYTGDYSYVPEMGLEVMIAIARFWHQRATFSQRANKFMILGVTGPNEYENNVNNNWYTNYLAKWCIEQTVNHLNKVKDGHNDDYNRIIGLTKITDGEVASWLEVAQNMYEPFDEDLGIYLQQDGFLDKEIVPVSELKASQRPINQKWSWDRILRSCYIKQADVLQGFYFFEDHFSKEDLEKHFNFYEPLTVHESSLSPCVHSIQAAHLGRMDQAYEFYLRTSRLDLDDYNHEVEEGCHITSMAGTWMSIVEGFGGLKIVDDMPSFNTRLPEQWESFSFKINFRDQILKVHVAKDGTTVTLDGDSSQDILVNGEKQTLEPVAVNS
- the pgmB gene encoding beta-phosphoglucomutase; translation: MSKKAFIFDLDGVVVDTAKFHFVAWQRLAVSLGINFTEEENEQLKGVSRVRSLEKILKWGNKEIDQKTFEEKLIQKNEEYLEMVETLTQEDILPGVHDFLLRLRESEQPIALGSASKNARPILKKLGIYDLFDAIVDGTDVSKAKPDPEVFLNACQLLNMPAKNAVVFEDSIAGVQAANNAGMISIGLGDQKNLSEADEVFESFLEMPTDYQHQLLNKTK
- a CDS encoding MFS transporter; this translates as MQKPKLGFWDIWNMSFGFLGIQFGFALQGSTMSRIFETLGASKDDIPMLWIAAPLAGLIVQPIVGYLSDNTWHKRLGRRRPFFLLGAILSSIALLFMPFSSEVWMAAGLLLVLDASINISMEPFRALVADKLPESQRSYGFVVQTLIIGVGTWIASNLPKFLNNTLNISNEAAPGVVPDSVKIAFGVGALVFITSILVTIFTTKEYSPEEMAAFDDASEPEEKKGMWATISSTYALMPVIMKKLGVVQFFSWFAFFAMWTLANPALTEHIYNAPKPDVKNFAQLDDSDNVLLDANQATLFLDQTQEDAYTTQDKAYNEASDDVGSKMGIYGLSSMAFALLLTFYTAYNSINRKVVHMASLVLGGLGFLLMFYIPGEPEYLVLCFALVGIAWGSILSMPYAMLSSSVESSKMGLMMGVFNMFIVIPQIIAALGGVVLLHNLIGEESIHAMTIAGIFLILAALSNLLITNKKAITYQPSITNE
- a CDS encoding LacI family DNA-binding transcriptional regulator, whose amino-acid sequence is MAQKITLKKIAQDLQVSISTVSKALRDSHEISLETREKIKQYAKKYNYKPNNIALSLKNQKTKKIGIIIPEIVHHFFATVISGIEKVANEKGYQVIICLSGESFAKEVVNMDMLANGSIDGFIMSLSKETMEKQDFHHLREVLNQGMPIVMFDRVVEGIACDKIIIDDAAASYSAADFLMRKGRKNLAIISTVDYVNVGRLRTQGFKDAVIGRGLDFKESSVLKIEDAENCATEIENFLKKDSYDGIVAVNELFAVTASKALQNLGKTIPDDVAIIAFTDGMLSKYASPTLTTIGQKGEDMGGLAAAKLIERLESKQDIDESYETVIVKTSLIERESTP
- a CDS encoding SusC/RagA family TonB-linked outer membrane protein gives rise to the protein MNQKFKIALLFLVLPLLAIAQQVSGTVTDAANNLPILGASVVVKGTSNGTATDFDGKYSLNNIPQGATLVFSYLGFATQEIEYTGQTIINAILDEDASQLDAIVLIGYGSTTKENVTAAQTTVSDDEFNTGAIVSAGQQLAGKAAGVQVVAASGSPGDGPVIRVRAGSTLSASQDPLYVVDGVPLDQGNANLNSLNPNDIESYTILKDASATAIYGNRASNGVVLITTKKGQLNSDWAVSYDAQFGVNRNFNQVDVLTADELRALATERGEDLSLLGDASTDWQNEIYQTGTTGIHNLSISKGWESTSLRLGLGQTNQAGTLIGSDYSRSTLNLALTQRALDNKLKLTYTAQGALENRGFADGGAIGSAIVFDPTRPVRSTDPNSSINGFFEFFNGGTPEVNAPANPVGLLESLDSQNDNHQIRMNLNANYKLPVDGLVFDGNAGFDYNEFDSFSIRTANSRAGFFDNGSRSFSYGLRRNTLLNGRLDYKKFLEAIDTDFEATVGSSYQDFTRETFSRNTIDGSFSDSNGDPIPLRFFPGDNRLVSFFGRLSFDIKDLIVLSGSISRDGSSRFSPEERFGTFGGASAAIKLTNLDFVQNSSFISQLKLRGGYGVTGQQEIGPDFAFIQVFTPGQLQSSIQLGDTFLPTIRPEGAQDLKWEETAQYNVGIDLGFFDDRLTGSVDAYYRETSDLLQFAPIAAGGLENFVLQNVGDTESRGLEIGVNAKLVRSENFNWNIGGNLTFNEIEITNLAGPNNNPVAVGGISGGVGNNIQEWAVGSDPSSFHVYRQVYDQNGNPLDGVFVDVNGDNVINEADRVRYKKANPDAYYGFTSNLNYKEFFMSFTLRGSAGLYNYNNVDSNSATFENIFNNPGNYYTNSTTDVLESQFTDPQLFSDYYVRKADFLKLDNATIGYTFLGDKVDIRTSITGTNLFTITDYDGLDPEVSGGIDNNLYPRSRTVVLGLGFTLK